In Reichenbachiella agarivorans, one genomic interval encodes:
- a CDS encoding Gfo/Idh/MocA family protein → MGKGRIKLGMLGGGKGAFIGIAHRIAAYMGERYELVGGAFDSDYDKALEFASDLQLDASRVYPDTETLIKKENLLPESERIEVVSIVTPNFLHFDMAKKLLEGGFHVVCEKPMTMTSAEAEILADLVKSSGKQLCLTHTYTGYPMVRQMKTMIAAGEVGTIQRVDVQYYQGWINPLIHDEKLRKSIWRLDPKRAGISSCMGDIGVHGFNLVEYTTGIEITAVLSDLNTLYKDNTLDVDGTVLLRLAGGAKGVLRSSQIATGEENNIMIMVYGDKGALKWQQENPNELTLLKENHPLQILKPGHSYNAQFTKDSTKMPPGHPEGIFDAMGNLYRGMAKAVRGEKLENGEFPTVQDGVRGMHFIEKVVKSNKDGNVWITI, encoded by the coding sequence ATGGGAAAAGGAAGAATAAAACTCGGAATGCTCGGAGGAGGCAAAGGAGCATTCATCGGGATTGCACATAGAATCGCGGCCTACATGGGTGAGCGATACGAATTGGTAGGAGGGGCATTTGACTCTGATTACGACAAGGCATTGGAGTTTGCCAGTGACTTGCAGTTGGACGCCAGCCGTGTTTATCCAGATACCGAAACTTTGATCAAAAAGGAAAATCTCTTGCCAGAGTCAGAGCGAATAGAAGTAGTTTCTATCGTGACGCCCAATTTTCTGCATTTTGACATGGCAAAAAAGCTACTCGAAGGGGGCTTTCACGTAGTCTGCGAGAAGCCAATGACGATGACTTCTGCAGAGGCAGAGATTTTGGCAGATTTGGTCAAGTCTAGTGGCAAGCAATTGTGCCTGACTCATACATACACAGGCTATCCGATGGTACGTCAGATGAAAACCATGATCGCTGCTGGTGAGGTAGGAACCATCCAGAGAGTAGACGTGCAGTACTACCAAGGGTGGATCAATCCTTTGATTCATGATGAGAAATTGCGAAAATCTATCTGGAGACTCGATCCGAAAAGAGCAGGGATATCTAGTTGCATGGGAGACATTGGTGTGCATGGTTTCAACCTCGTGGAATACACGACAGGGATCGAAATCACTGCTGTGCTGTCGGATTTGAATACACTGTACAAGGATAACACACTGGATGTAGATGGTACAGTGTTGTTGCGTCTAGCAGGCGGTGCAAAGGGGGTTTTGCGTTCGAGTCAGATCGCTACGGGCGAAGAAAATAACATCATGATCATGGTCTATGGTGATAAGGGAGCCTTGAAATGGCAGCAAGAGAATCCCAACGAGCTGACTTTGCTCAAAGAAAACCACCCACTTCAAATCCTGAAGCCTGGTCATAGCTACAATGCACAATTCACCAAGGACAGTACCAAGATGCCTCCTGGTCACCCAGAGGGGATATTTGATGCGATGGGCAACCTCTACCGTGGGATGGCCAAAGCTGTAAGAGGTGAAAAACTGGAGAATGGTGAGTTTCCTACAGTGCAAGACGGGGTAAGAGGGATGCACTTTATAGAAAAAGTTGTCAAATCAAACAAAGACGGTAACGTCTGGATTACAATATGA
- a CDS encoding MFS transporter, translating into MTDVITKNRLFVASCMALTTTSMTFAIRAKLEGVFMSDYGLTSEEIGLAFGPAFWGFTLAMMIGGPLVDYFGMKKIINLAMLGHLSGIVLTLFAHDFWTLFTGTMLIGIGNGMVEAACNPLVATLFPDEKTKMLNRFHIWFPLGIVIGSVLGYVLVDMMGLSWMVLVGTLFIPLLGYVFLFFGKQLPQTERVSLGVSNVDMLKACVSPLFIFLVLCMMLTATTELGTGQRIDSLLSKSGVAPLLILAFVNGIMVVGRFFAGDIVKKLSITKMLMFSAIFSCIGLIWLSYASGMMTFAAAGVFAVGVCYFWPTMLSFVADKVPESGALGLSIMGGVGMFSVSVVLWLMGLFMDTNGSGADTLRIMAILPAILIVAFGALHFSKKAA; encoded by the coding sequence ATGACTGACGTAATTACTAAAAATCGATTGTTTGTTGCCAGCTGTATGGCATTGACGACTACCTCCATGACTTTTGCTATTCGAGCCAAGCTCGAAGGAGTATTTATGTCAGACTATGGATTGACCAGCGAGGAGATCGGGCTGGCTTTTGGCCCAGCCTTTTGGGGATTTACCTTGGCCATGATGATCGGCGGCCCACTGGTCGATTATTTTGGGATGAAAAAAATCATAAATCTGGCGATGCTGGGGCATCTCTCAGGTATAGTCTTGACACTTTTCGCACACGATTTTTGGACTTTGTTTACAGGTACCATGCTCATCGGAATTGGAAACGGGATGGTAGAGGCGGCTTGTAATCCACTGGTAGCAACTTTGTTTCCAGACGAAAAAACGAAAATGCTCAATCGCTTTCATATCTGGTTTCCCTTGGGGATTGTGATTGGTAGTGTGTTGGGTTATGTTTTAGTCGATATGATGGGCTTGAGCTGGATGGTGTTGGTTGGCACTTTGTTCATCCCTTTATTGGGCTATGTGTTCTTGTTTTTTGGCAAGCAATTGCCCCAGACTGAGAGAGTTAGTTTGGGCGTGTCCAATGTCGATATGTTGAAGGCTTGTGTTTCTCCACTCTTCATTTTCTTGGTATTGTGTATGATGTTGACTGCTACCACTGAGTTGGGGACAGGTCAGCGCATCGATTCCTTGTTGAGCAAGTCTGGCGTAGCACCACTGCTGATATTGGCATTTGTCAACGGCATCATGGTAGTGGGTCGTTTCTTTGCAGGGGATATTGTGAAGAAACTAAGCATCACGAAAATGTTGATGTTTTCGGCGATATTTTCATGTATTGGACTGATATGGCTGAGTTATGCATCAGGGATGATGACTTTTGCTGCGGCAGGTGTATTTGCCGTAGGCGTTTGTTACTTCTGGCCCACGATGTTGAGCTTTGTGGCGGACAAAGTACCAGAAAGTGGCGCTCTGGGTCTTTCTATCATGGGAGGTGTAGGGATGTTTTCAGTGTCAGTTGTGCTTTGGTTGATGGGCTTGTTCATGGATACCAATGGTAGTGGCGCAGATACACTGAGAATCATGGCGATTTTGCCAGCCATCTTGATAGTCGCATTTGGGGCATTGCACTTTTCTAAAAAGGCAGCTTAG
- a CDS encoding helix-turn-helix transcriptional regulator, with protein sequence MNKIKQDTLSFMGENGAVFYADTCLPLVDATERGKVEFKALARHHYPGERLTQDTEGLNTIGYWSANEPQDWGLDWHRNEGLEFHFLESGIMPYSIEKHEMELLPGDFTITRPWQQHKVGNPEVGIGKFFWIIIDVGVRRPHQPWVWPDWVVLSDVDLQRLNMLLRHNEQPVWKATNEIKACFKHINHTLHQDVNGSSSSRLRLHINELLILLLDMFDRGKMELNEALTNSMRSAKQFLSELSNNLAHPWTIEEMAASSGLGVTRFTHHCKQLTNLTPMQLLTQKRLKWAKSLLIENKEMSATQVAFTCGFATSQYFSTVFKKHENCSPQDYRMKIVAQSTYN encoded by the coding sequence ATGAACAAAATTAAACAAGACACGCTCTCTTTCATGGGAGAAAATGGAGCTGTATTTTATGCAGACACTTGCCTGCCCTTGGTGGATGCCACTGAGAGGGGAAAGGTTGAGTTCAAAGCTCTTGCACGGCATCATTATCCTGGCGAAAGACTGACACAGGATACCGAAGGTCTCAATACCATCGGCTACTGGAGCGCCAATGAGCCACAGGACTGGGGATTGGACTGGCATAGAAACGAAGGTTTGGAGTTTCACTTTCTAGAATCAGGCATCATGCCCTACTCCATCGAAAAGCACGAAATGGAATTGTTACCAGGAGACTTCACCATCACTAGACCTTGGCAACAGCACAAAGTCGGCAACCCTGAAGTAGGGATTGGGAAATTCTTTTGGATCATCATCGATGTGGGAGTCCGTAGACCGCATCAACCATGGGTCTGGCCAGATTGGGTGGTGCTCTCTGATGTAGATTTACAGCGTCTCAACATGTTGTTGAGACACAACGAACAACCTGTATGGAAGGCTACCAATGAAATCAAAGCTTGTTTCAAACACATCAACCACACACTCCACCAAGATGTAAACGGCTCTTCATCCTCCAGACTCAGACTGCATATCAACGAACTATTGATTTTGCTTTTGGATATGTTTGACAGAGGGAAGATGGAACTCAACGAAGCACTCACGAACAGCATGCGCTCCGCCAAGCAGTTTCTCTCCGAGCTCAGCAATAACTTGGCACATCCCTGGACAATTGAAGAAATGGCGGCCTCATCTGGTCTGGGCGTGACAAGATTCACGCATCACTGCAAGCAACTCACCAACCTCACGCCCATGCAATTGCTCACTCAAAAGAGACTGAAATGGGCCAAAAGTCTATTGATCGAAAACAAAGAGATGAGCGCAACACAGGTCGCATTTACCTGTGGTTTTGCTACCAGTCAGTATTTTTCTACTGTATTCAAAAAGCACGAAAACTGCTCGCCGCAGGATTATAGAATGAAAATCGTAGCTCAAAGTACTTATAACTAG
- a CDS encoding c-type cytochrome — MKKLLFCMPIVALIACGNTKENSSAQAASSTETTNQTTEKAGVVLSDQDIDKLLRKGTCSVCHKTDKRLIGPPFQEIAARNYSTERLVELIKNPEPANWPDYTAPMAPITHLQDKELIAIANWINSLK, encoded by the coding sequence ATGAAAAAACTACTGTTCTGCATGCCCATCGTGGCATTGATCGCTTGTGGCAACACCAAAGAGAACTCTTCTGCCCAAGCAGCAAGCAGCACCGAAACAACAAACCAAACCACAGAAAAAGCAGGAGTTGTTCTGTCTGACCAAGACATCGACAAACTCCTCAGGAAAGGAACTTGCTCTGTATGTCACAAAACAGATAAAAGACTCATCGGACCTCCGTTTCAGGAAATTGCTGCTAGAAACTATAGTACTGAAAGGCTGGTCGAACTCATCAAAAACCCTGAACCTGCCAACTGGCCTGATTATACTGCACCTATGGCACCAATCACCCATCTACAAGACAAAGAACTAATCGCTATTGCCAATTGGATCAATTCTCTCAAATGA